One Prunus dulcis chromosome 8, ALMONDv2, whole genome shotgun sequence DNA window includes the following coding sequences:
- the LOC117637622 gene encoding bidirectional sugar transporter SWEET1: MHILKVFFGVVGNATALFLFLAPIITFKRIIRKRSTEQFSGIPYVMTMLNCLLSAWYGLPFVSPNNILVSTINGTGAAIEAIYVLIFIIFAPKREKFKILGLFTFVLAIFSTVALVSVFALHSKARKLFCGLAATVFSIIMYGSPLAIMSTVIRTKSVEFMPFFLSLFSFLCGTSWFIFGLLGHDPFVAVPNGFGSGLGALQLVLYFIYRDSRKGSTGSIKKPSSSSTAATADESMEMGVAKPHQSKQSMAISGAQDGQP; this comes from the exons ATGCATATTCTCAAGGTCTTCTTTGGAGTTGTTG GAAATGCCACTGCTCTGTTCCTCTTCTTGGCTCCCat CATCACATTCAAGAGGATCATACGGAAGAGAAGCACAGAGCAGTTCTCAGGCATTCCGTATGTCATGACTATGCTCAACTGCCTCCTCTCCGCTTG gtatgGCCTGCCCTTTGTGTCCCCAAACAACATCTTGGTCTCAACCATCAATGGTACTGGTGCAGCCATTGAAGCAATATATGTGTTGATCTTCATCATATTTGCCCCCAAGAGAGAGAAGTTCAAGATTCTTGGCCTCTTCACCTTTGTGCTTGCTATCTTCTCCACTGTGGCTTTGGTCTCAGTCTTTGCTCTGCACAGCAAGGCCAGGAAGCTCTTCTGTGGGCTTGCAGCCACCGTATTCTCAATCATCATGTATGGCTCGCCTCTCGCAATTATG AGCACAGTGATCAGAACCAAGAGTGTGGAAtttatgcctttttttttgtcactTTTCTCCTTCTTATGTGGCACTTCATGGTTCATCTTTGGCCTACTTGGCCATGACCCTTTTGTTGCT GTGCCAAATGGATTTGGAAGCGGCCTAGGGGCACTGCAGCTGGTCTTGTACTTCATCTACCGTGACAGCAGGAAGGGAAGCACAGGCAGTATCAAGAAGCCCAGTTCTAGTAGTACTGCTGCTACTGCTGATGAATCAATGGAGATGGGCGTTGCAAAGCCCCACCAATCAAAGCAGTCAATGGCCATCAGTGGTGCTCAAGACGGGCAGCCCTAG